Proteins encoded by one window of Porphyromonas vaginalis:
- a CDS encoding LTA synthase family protein yields the protein MITTKSRWVAIACHTLWAIVLMQLCRLLYYFYNQSFFPSVDGWQLLHLMRGGYILDMVAIAYGLLLYYLMMIVGAYLPRRIEMSSWYRWIRHIAYILPLGFFIFLNVSDTGYYPFVLRRANSDIFREFQGKSMFSFYKDFVVEFWPLTIAFFVLLALAIAGYWLVQYQREARTSRRSYWVDGTCTLGMVIFLFFSMRGTWEFSSKPVPTMHFFSYTTDPEQFPLLQNTPVALTKDAASRQLFTFYTNEELPTIFTPYYQAAPLSESDTLFGSMQGRNVVVIILESMAREYTGYLNRYIDGYPSYTPYLDSLMPHTLYAQYGFASGKRSVESFPSIFVSLPSFGGTFDDEAWTMDNYQHFDSYDTGLPLSLGDYGFHLKFYHGDEPGAMGFYSFLNRLGVQDQYTAQDYLAKHPNESNAKVGTWGIHDLPFEQAMAEDMKSLQEPFGAFFFSLSNHSPFSMPKGYKGKLKRGTLPIHQTAQYADDALREFFERVKEEPWYHNTLFVITADHTSLSDQPLYANLAGHAAAPILFFDPQGKLHGEISDYVVQHIDILPTLLYLLGITEPVLSYGSNIFDQQAEHYALNFYHNQYLFFTKALTLTMTTDGQVSIQKPAAYLQTEPNRATAPTSSEVSHYTALFKAIVQDYNNRVLKSSFSLRDVTPKSSD from the coding sequence ATGATTACAACCAAATCACGTTGGGTAGCGATCGCCTGTCACACGCTCTGGGCTATTGTACTGATGCAACTGTGCCGATTGCTCTACTACTTTTACAACCAATCTTTCTTTCCCTCGGTCGATGGCTGGCAGTTGCTCCACCTCATGCGGGGAGGCTACATACTAGACATGGTCGCCATCGCATACGGACTGCTACTCTACTACCTGATGATGATCGTAGGCGCTTACCTACCTAGACGGATCGAGATGAGTAGCTGGTATCGCTGGATACGCCATATAGCATACATCTTGCCACTAGGCTTCTTCATCTTCCTCAATGTCTCAGACACCGGCTACTATCCCTTCGTACTGAGGCGAGCAAATAGTGACATCTTCCGAGAGTTTCAGGGGAAGAGTATGTTTAGCTTCTACAAAGACTTCGTTGTAGAGTTTTGGCCACTCACCATAGCGTTCTTCGTCTTGCTCGCTCTAGCCATAGCGGGCTACTGGCTGGTGCAGTACCAGCGTGAGGCGCGCACCTCTCGCCGCTCTTACTGGGTAGACGGCACCTGCACACTGGGCATGGTCATCTTCCTCTTCTTCAGTATGCGTGGTACTTGGGAATTTTCGAGCAAACCCGTACCGACGATGCACTTCTTCTCCTACACGACTGACCCTGAGCAGTTCCCCTTGCTGCAAAACACCCCCGTCGCCCTGACAAAAGACGCCGCCTCACGACAGCTCTTCACCTTCTATACAAACGAAGAGCTACCTACCATCTTCACACCTTACTATCAGGCAGCTCCACTCTCAGAGAGCGATACGCTCTTTGGCTCTATGCAGGGGCGCAACGTCGTCGTGATCATCCTAGAGAGTATGGCGCGAGAGTACACGGGCTACCTCAATCGGTATATCGACGGGTACCCGAGCTACACTCCCTACCTCGATAGCTTGATGCCACACACGCTCTATGCGCAGTACGGCTTTGCCTCTGGCAAGCGATCCGTCGAGTCCTTTCCCTCGATCTTCGTCTCGCTACCTTCGTTTGGTGGCACCTTCGACGATGAGGCGTGGACTATGGACAACTACCAGCACTTCGACTCCTACGATACGGGCTTGCCCCTATCACTAGGCGATTACGGCTTCCACCTCAAGTTTTACCATGGTGATGAGCCGGGAGCTATGGGCTTCTACTCCTTCCTCAATCGCCTAGGTGTACAGGATCAATACACAGCTCAGGACTATCTAGCTAAGCATCCTAATGAGTCTAATGCTAAGGTCGGTACATGGGGTATCCACGACCTACCATTCGAGCAGGCTATGGCTGAAGATATGAAGTCGCTCCAGGAGCCATTTGGAGCCTTCTTCTTCTCGCTCTCTAATCATAGTCCTTTTAGCATGCCGAAGGGCTACAAAGGCAAACTAAAGCGAGGTACCCTCCCTATCCATCAAACAGCCCAATATGCCGATGACGCTCTCCGAGAGTTTTTCGAGCGGGTCAAAGAGGAGCCCTGGTATCACAATACACTCTTCGTCATCACGGCCGATCACACAAGCCTCAGCGACCAACCTCTGTATGCCAACTTAGCAGGACACGCTGCGGCGCCTATCTTATTTTTCGACCCGCAGGGCAAGCTACATGGAGAGATCAGCGACTATGTCGTGCAGCACATAGACATCCTCCCCACGCTCCTCTACCTGCTCGGCATCACGGAGCCTGTACTGAGCTACGGGAGTAACATCTTCGACCAGCAAGCAGAGCACTATGCGCTCAACTTCTACCACAACCAGTACCTCTTCTTCACGAAGGCGCTCACGCTCACGATGACCACCGATGGTCAGGTCAGCATCCAGAAGCCAGCAGCCTACCTGCAGACGGAGCCCAATCGCGCCACCGCCCCCACCTCGTCAGAGGTGTCGCACTACACCGCACTCTTTAAGGCGATCGTACAGGACTACAACAACCGTGTCCTCAAGAGCTCCTTCTCACTCAGAGATGTGACTCCCAAGTCGTCAGACTAG
- the gyrA gene encoding DNA gyrase subunit A: MEDSIDRIIPVDIEDEMKTSYIDYSMSVIVSRALPDVRDGLKPVHRRVLYSMNESGNTYNNPTRKCARAVGDILGKYHPHGDSSVYNTLVRLAQGWNMRYPLVQGQGNFGSIDGDSPAAMRYTESRLNQFAQEMLRDIDMETVDFQDNFDGDFQEPTVLPCRIPNLLINGAAGIAVGMATNMAPHNLTETLNACIAYIDARGEITVDELMQYVKAPDFPTGGVIYGYEGVKEAFHTGRGRIVIRGKADIEEHHGHEQIIIREIPYQVRKSDMVAKIAQLVNEKKIDGISDISDESSNKGIRIVIDIKKDANAGVVLNYLYKYSDLESYFSVNNIALVHGRPRLLNLKDLIGHFVDHRHEVVTRRAQYELRKAQERIHILEGLIIAVDNIDEVIRIIRSSEETREAMNRLMEAFNLSELQARAIVDMRLRQLTKLDIDKLEHEYNELKERIDYLNLFLSDINMRMEKIQEECREIIDKYGDERRSEIVYASEDLNPEDFYADEDMVITISHLGYIKRTPLSEFRTQTRGGVGVKGADSRDEDFVEYIYSATMHATMMLFTATGRVYWLRVFEIPEGSKSSKGRHIQNLLDLDEENRVTAFLRIKNLTTDEEFVNTHYLVFATEHGLIKKTLLAHYANPRKTGVRAINLRDDDQVVSVALSNGNCEIFLANRNGRCVRFNEQEVRPMGRTATGVRGIRLDNDPNDKVVGMVVHRLKNSDETILVISEKGYGKRSLIDDYRITKRGAKGVKTINVTDKTGQLIDIRAVEDDDNIMIINKSGVAIRLSMEQVRVMGRATQGVKMIDLNKRSDEIASICNVVAEEEEPELLDEADLDDPSEFVPQEEDLQGSDPDEELEVNDDQE, translated from the coding sequence ATGGAAGATAGTATAGATAGGATTATCCCGGTGGATATTGAGGACGAAATGAAGACCTCTTACATTGACTACTCAATGTCTGTCATCGTATCTCGTGCACTACCCGATGTGCGTGATGGTCTCAAGCCTGTGCATCGTCGTGTACTCTACTCGATGAATGAGAGTGGCAATACCTATAATAATCCTACCCGTAAGTGTGCACGCGCCGTCGGTGATATATTAGGTAAGTATCACCCCCATGGCGACAGCTCCGTATATAACACATTGGTACGTCTCGCACAGGGCTGGAACATGCGTTACCCGCTCGTACAGGGACAGGGTAACTTCGGCTCTATCGACGGAGACTCACCCGCTGCGATGCGTTACACGGAGTCGAGGCTCAACCAGTTTGCACAGGAGATGCTCCGTGACATTGACATGGAGACGGTGGACTTTCAGGACAACTTCGACGGAGACTTCCAGGAGCCTACTGTACTACCTTGTCGCATCCCGAACCTCCTGATCAATGGTGCTGCTGGTATCGCCGTCGGTATGGCGACCAATATGGCTCCGCACAACCTTACTGAGACGCTGAACGCTTGTATCGCTTACATCGATGCGCGTGGCGAGATCACGGTCGATGAACTGATGCAGTATGTCAAGGCGCCTGACTTCCCCACGGGCGGTGTCATCTACGGCTACGAGGGGGTCAAAGAGGCCTTCCACACAGGCCGCGGACGTATCGTGATACGTGGCAAGGCTGACATAGAGGAGCACCACGGCCATGAGCAGATCATCATCCGTGAGATACCTTATCAGGTACGCAAGAGCGATATGGTCGCTAAGATCGCCCAGCTGGTCAACGAGAAGAAGATCGACGGCATCAGCGACATCTCTGATGAGTCGAGCAATAAGGGTATCCGCATTGTCATCGATATAAAGAAGGATGCCAACGCTGGCGTCGTACTCAACTACCTATATAAGTACTCCGACCTGGAGAGCTACTTCAGCGTCAATAACATTGCGCTAGTCCATGGTCGCCCTCGTCTGCTCAACCTTAAGGATCTCATCGGCCACTTCGTCGATCACCGCCACGAGGTGGTGACACGTCGTGCGCAGTATGAGCTTCGCAAGGCTCAGGAGCGTATCCACATCTTGGAGGGCTTGATCATTGCCGTAGACAACATTGACGAGGTCATACGCATCATCCGCTCTAGTGAGGAGACTCGCGAGGCGATGAATCGACTGATGGAGGCTTTCAACCTCTCGGAGCTACAAGCTCGTGCTATCGTCGATATGCGTCTGCGACAGCTCACAAAGCTCGATATTGACAAGTTGGAGCATGAGTACAATGAGCTCAAGGAGCGTATCGACTACCTAAACCTCTTCCTCAGCGACATCAATATGCGTATGGAGAAGATCCAGGAGGAGTGCCGTGAGATCATCGATAAGTATGGCGATGAGCGTCGCTCGGAGATCGTATATGCTTCGGAAGACTTGAATCCTGAGGACTTCTACGCTGATGAGGATATGGTCATCACCATCTCTCACCTAGGATATATCAAGCGTACACCCCTCTCGGAGTTCCGCACACAGACGCGTGGCGGTGTCGGGGTCAAGGGTGCCGATAGTCGTGACGAGGACTTTGTCGAGTACATCTACTCAGCGACGATGCACGCTACGATGATGCTCTTTACCGCTACGGGACGTGTCTACTGGCTTAGGGTCTTTGAGATACCCGAAGGCTCCAAGAGCTCTAAGGGCAGACATATCCAGAACCTACTAGACCTAGACGAGGAGAATCGTGTCACGGCTTTCCTACGTATTAAGAACTTGACAACCGATGAGGAGTTTGTCAATACTCACTACCTTGTCTTCGCTACTGAGCATGGCTTGATCAAGAAGACGCTTCTAGCGCACTACGCCAACCCACGCAAGACGGGTGTCCGCGCGATCAACCTACGTGACGATGATCAGGTCGTTTCGGTGGCTCTCTCTAATGGTAACTGCGAGATCTTCCTTGCCAACCGCAATGGACGCTGTGTCCGCTTTAACGAGCAGGAGGTGCGTCCTATGGGTCGCACAGCGACAGGCGTTCGTGGCATTCGTCTCGATAACGATCCCAACGACAAGGTGGTCGGTATGGTCGTACATCGCCTGAAGAACAGCGACGAGACGATCCTCGTCATCAGCGAGAAGGGCTATGGCAAGCGTTCGCTCATCGATGACTACCGCATCACGAAGCGTGGTGCCAAGGGTGTCAAGACGATCAACGTGACCGACAAGACGGGTCAGCTCATCGATATACGTGCCGTAGAGGATGACGACAACATCATGATCATCAATAAGAGTGGCGTCGCTATACGTCTCTCGATGGAGCAAGTACGTGTCATGGGACGCGCTACTCAGGGGGTCAAGATGATAGATCTCAATAAACGATCGGACGAAATAGCATCTATATGTAATGTAGTGGCTGAGGAAGAGGAGCCAGAGCTGCTTGACGAGGCTGACCTGGACGACCCCTCGGAGTTTGTTCCCCAGGAGGAGGATCTACAAGGATCAGACCCAGACGAGGAGCTAGAGGTCAATGATGATCAGGAGTAG